The Starkeya sp. ORNL1 DNA window GGGTCCCGGCGGCGGCTATGCGCTGGCGCGCACCCCGAAGGACATTCGCGTCGGCCTCATCATCCGCACCCTCGACGGCCCGCTGGCGCCGATCAATTGCGCCAGCAAGAGCGCCTATGTGCCGTGCGAGGATTGCGAGGATCTCGCCACCTGCGCGGTGCGCATCACCATGAGCCGGGTGCGCGACGCCATGTCGGACATTCTCGACCGCATGACGCTGGAGGAGATGATGGTGTTCAGCCGCTCCAAGCACCCGGACCTGATGTACCACATATGAGCGCCACGCTTGATGTGAGCGACGGCTTGGTCGGTCTTGTCGCCCATGACGAGAAGAAGGACGAGATGGTCGACTGGGCGGTGATGCACCGCTCAACCCTCGCCCGCTTCGGCATCGTGGCGACGGGCACCACCGGCGGGCGGGTGCTGGAGGCCTGCCCGGAACTGAACATCACCCGCCTGAAGAGCGGCCCGCTCGGCGGCGACCAGCAGATCGGCGCACTGATCGCCGAGGGTCGCATCAAGGCGCTGATCTTCTTCGTCGATCCCCTCACCGCCCAGCCGCACGATGTCGACGTGAAGGCGCTGATGCGGGTGGCGCTGGTCTACGACATCCCGATCGCGCTCAACCCGGCAACGGCGGAGATGGTGATTGCGGGGCTGCGGGCGGAGGGGTAGCTCGGGGGCGGGTATCCTTCGAGGCCGCCTGCGGCGGCACCTCAGGATGACGTGGTTCTTTTAAGCGCGACGTCATCCTGAGGTGCGAGCGCAGCGAGCCTCGAAGGATACCCGCCCCCGAACGCCCTAAACCCCCAACTCCTCGCGCAGCATCTCCAGCGCCAGCCATTCCTCCTCGGCCGCCGCCAGTTCCCCCTGCGCCTTCGCCAAGGCCGCGGAGGTCTTCTCGAATCCCGCCGGATCCCTGGTGTAGAAATTCGGCGTCTGCATCTTCACCGACAGCTTGGCGATCTCGGCTTCCAGCGTGGCGATGCGCTTGGGCAATTGCTCCAGCGCGTGCTTCTCCTTGAAGGACAGCTTGCGCTTGCCGGTCGCCTTCGCCGGGGCCGGCATCGCCGCCACCAGCGCCGGACGCCCGAGGTCCTCGCCGGGGCGGGCTTCCACACCGCGGCCGCGCTGCGCCACCATGTCGGAATAGCCGCCGGCATAGACCGTCCAGCGACCATCACCCTCGAAGGCGATCACCGCATTCACGGTGCGGTCGAGGAAGTCGCGGTCATGGCTCACCAGCAGCACGGTGCCGGCATAGTCGTCGATCATCTCTTCGAGCAGGTCGAGCGTCTCTAGGTCGAGGTCGTTGGTCGGCTCGTCGAGCACCATCAGGTTCGAGGCCTGCGCCAGCGCGCACGCCAGCAAGAGCCGGCCGCGCTCGCCGCCGGAGAGCCTGGAAACCGCGGTGCCTGCCTGTTCCGGCAGGAACAGGAAGTCCTTCATGTAGCCGATGACGTGGCGCGGATTGCCGCCGACGAACACTTGGTCGCCACGCCCGTCGGTCAGCGTCTCGCGCACCGAGCGGTTGGGGTCGAGCGCGGCGCGGCGCTGGTCGAGCGTCGCCATCTCGATATTGGTGCCGAGCTTGGCCTTGCCGCTGTCGGGCTTCAGTTCGCCGATCAGCATCTTGAGCAGCGTGGTCTTGCCGGCGCCGTTCGGGCCGACAATGCCGATGCGGTCGCCGCGCTGGATGCGGATCGAGAAGTCGCGCACGATCACCCGGTTGCCGAACGACTTGGCGATGTTGTCCGCCTCCATCACCAGCTTGCCGGAGACATCGGCCTCGGTGGCGGTGACGGTCACGGTGCCGACGGCGCGGCGGTGCTCGCGGAAATTCTTGCGCATCTCGGCGAGTTCGCCGACGCGGCGCATGTTGCGCTTGCGCCGGGCGGTGACGCCGTAGCGCATCCAGTGCTCTTCGGCGGCGATCCGGCGGTCGAGCTTGTGCTGGTCTCGCTCTTCTTCCTCCAGCACCTGGTCGCGCCATTCCTCGAAGAATTTGAAGCCACGCTCCATGCGCCGGGTCCGGCCGCGATCGAGCCAGACGGTGGCGCGGGTGAGGTCTTCGAGGAAGCGCCGGTCATGGCTGATCAGCACCAGCGCCGAGCGCGAGGAGGCGATCTCGCTCTCCAGCCATTCGATGGCCGGCAGGTCGAGATGGTTGGTCGGCTCGTCCAGCAGCAGGATATCCGGCTCCGGCGCCAGCACGCGCGCCAGCGCCGCGCGCCGCGCCTCGCCGCCGGAAAGCCGGGAGGGCTCCTCGGTGCCGTTGAGGCCGAGCTGTTCCAGCAGATACTGCGCGCGATACTCCGGATCGCCCGGCCCGAGGCCGGCCTCGACATAAGCGAGGGTGTTGGCGAAGCCGTTGAGGTCCGGCTCCTGCGGCAGATAGCGGATGGTGGCGCCCGGCTGGGCAAAGCGCGCCCCGCCATCGGCCTGCACCAGGCCGGCGGCGATCTTGAGCAATGTCGACTTGCCCGAGCCGTTACGCCCGACCAGACCGACCCGCTCGCCGGTGGATACGGACAATTCCGCCCCCTCCAGCAGCGGCGTGCCGCCGAAGGTGAGCCGCGTGTCTTGAAGCAGAAGCAGAGGAGGCGCCATGCCCGGGGGGATAGGAGGAAAGGGCGCCCGGGGCAAGGGGTGGCGGTGACGCGGGCCGGGCGCGGCGTGAGCATCCTTCGAGGCTCGCTACGCTCGCACCTCAGGATGAGGTCGCTTTTAAAGAACCACCTCATCCTGAGGTGCCCGGCGGAGCCGGGCCTCGAAGGATGCTGAAGCCGAGCACTCCCTTCCCTTTCCCCACCAGCCGTCATCCCGGACGGCCGAAGGCCGATCCGGGATCGTAGGAAGGTGTTGCGCGGGACTCGCGCGATCCCGGCTCTCCGGCTACGCCTGCGGCCGGGATGACAACTGTCGGGAAAACAAACGCGAGCCCTTGCACGCCGACCCCGTAATGTACATTTTACCTGTACACATCATTCGGACCCACGCCCATGAGCGCAAAGACCATCGCCGCCGCGCAGTTCAAGGCGGAATGCCTGCGGCTGATCGAGCAGATGAACCGGGACCATGAACCGGTCACCATCACCCGGCGTGGCAAGCCGGTGGCGGTGCTGACCCCGGTGCCCGACGAAGCGTCCGCGCGCCCGCTCATCGGCGCGCTGCGCGGCACGGTCACGCGCTATGACGATCCCTTCGCCCCGGCGACCGACGCCGCCGACTGGATCGCCACGCAGTGATCGTGCTCGATACCCACGTCCTGGTCTGGGCACTGGCGGACGATGCGCGGCTCGGGCGGAAGGCGCGGGCCGCTATCGAGGAATCCGTCGCGAAGGCCGGTGTGCTGGTGTCGGCGATCACGCCGTGGGAGATCGCCATGCTGGCGCAGAAGGGGCGGCTCGTGCTCGGCCGCGAGACCGCGGCGTGGATCGACGCCGCCCTGGCGGTGCCCGGCATCCGGCTCGCGCCGCTGGAGCCGGCCATCGCCATAGACAGCGTCCGCCTGCCGGGCGACATCCATGCCGACCCGGCCGACCGCATCATCATCGCCACCGCGCGCTTCCAGGGTGTCGCCTTGCTGACGGCGGACCGCGCCATTCTCGATTATGGTGTCGCCGGCCATGTCACCGTGCTCGATGCCGGGCAATAGATCAGGACCTGCCGCATGCCCGACCTCTCCGCCCTCATCGACCGCATCGCCCAGCACATCGGCGCGCACTACGTCCTCACTTCGCCGGAGGACATGGCGCCGTACCTCGTCGAGGAGCGCGGGCTCTATCATGGCACCGCGCCGGCCGTAGTGCGCCCCGGCTCGACGGAAGAGGTCGCGTTCGTCGTCGCTGCGTGCCACGAGGCCGGCGTGCGCATCGTGCCGCAGGGCGGCAATACCGGGCTGGTCGGCGGGCAGATGCCGGCGGGCGAGCTGGTGCTTTCGCTCTCCCGGCTCGACCGCATCCGCAATGTCGATCCCGTCGACATGACCATGACGGTAGAGGCCGGCTGCATCCTCGATGTGGTCCACCATGCGGCGGAGGCGGTCGGCTGCCTGTTCCCGCTGCACATCGCCTCCCAGGGCTCCTGCCAGATCGGCGGCAATCTCTCCACCAATGCTGGAGGAACCGCCGTGCTGCGCTATGGCAATGCCAAGGAGCTGGTACTCGGCCTCGAAGTGGTGCTGGCCGACGGCACCGTCTGGAACGGGCTGAAGCGGCTGCGCAAGAACAATGCGGGCTATGATCTCAGGCAGCTGTTCCTCGGCAGCGAGGGCACGCTCGGCATCATCACCGCGGCGGTGCTGAAGCTCTATCCGCAGCCGGCGCAGCGCGTCACCGCCTTCGCCGGCGTGCCCGACCCGAAGGCGGCGCTCGCTCTGCTCGGCCGGTTCCGCGCCGAGGCCGGCGACGCGCTCACCACCTTCGAGCTGATGGTGAGCTTCGGCCTCGAGACGGTGCTGGCGCATATGCCCGGCACGGTGCGCCCGCTCGCGGAAAAATATCCCTGGTACGTCCTGATCGAGCTCTCCGCGCCGACCCGTGCCTTCGATCTCGGCGCGCTGATGGAGGCCGGACTCGGCGCCGGCATGGAGGACGGCCTGGTACTGGACGCCACCATTGCCTCCAGCGAGGCGCAGGCGGCGGCGCTGTGGCGGCTGCGCGAGGACATGTCGGAGGCGCAGAAGCACGAAGGCGGCTCGATCAAGCACGACGTCTCGGTGCCAGTCTCGCGGGTGCCGGAATTCCTGGAGCGCGCGCTCGCCTTGGTGGAAGCGGCGATGCCGGGATTGCGGCCCTGCCCGTTCGGCCATGTCGGCGACGGCAACATCCATTTCAATCTCAGCCAGCCGGTGGGCATGGCGAAGGCGGATTTCATCAAGGAATGGGAACGCTTCAACCGCATCGTCCATGATGTGGTGACCGACATGGACGGCTCGATCGCCGCCGAGCACGGCATCGGCGATCTCAAGCGCCGTGAGTTGGCGCACTACGCCGACCCGGTGGCGCTGGAGCTGATGCACCGGCTGAAGCATGCGCTCGATCCTGAGGGCACGCTGAATCCGGGGAAGGTGATTGCAGGGTAGCGAAGGGGTTGCTCGGCGTGGGCATCCTTCGAGGCCCACGCGATGCGTGGGCACCTCAGGATGAGGTCGCTTTTATAACCACCTCATCCTGAGGTGCCCGGCGGAGCCGGGCCTCGAAGGATGCTGAAGCCGAACGACCCCTTCCCTTTCCCACCCGTTGTCATCCCGGACGGCCAACGGCCGATCCGGGATCGCTGAAAGGTGTTGATCGGCACCTTCCCGCGATCCCGGCTCTCCGCTGCGCTACGGCCGGGATGACGACTCCGAGAAGCAAGTCTTCCTCCAACTTAGAACAATGTAAAACTGAGATAGACTCCAGTATTCTCTTGCTTTGAACCATTCTACATTACGCTGAATCCGTAATTTCATGTTGTCGCGCCTGTCAGCCCGGGTCTATTGAAGCGCGACAGTAAATAGTCGACCGGCTCTCCGATCCCATGCGGGACGCATGATCCCTCTGCCGGCCGCCGCAATCCGGGTAGCCGCATGCCGACGCTCCGCCGCCGTTCGCTCCGCTCGCGCCTGCCGGCGCTACTGGCCGCGCTCGTCCTTGCCTTGCCGGCCCCCGCGCTCGCGCAGGAAACGGCGCCGCCGGCCGCAACCGCGGCGCCCACGCCGACGCCCGCGACCCCGACGCCGGAACTGTTCGCCCCGGCCCCGGCCGCGCAATCGCCGGCACCGGTGACGCAAGCCGCTCCCCAGCCGGCCGCGCCGACGCCCGAGGCGCCGCACGACGTCACCCCCACCGACGACGCCGCCGTCAACGCCACGCTGCCGCATGACCTCTCCCCCTGGGGGATGTTCATGGCGGCGGACTGGATCGTGAAGGGGGTGATGATCGGCCTCGCCTTCGCCTCGGTCGTCACCTGGACGGTGTGGCTGGCGAAATCGCTGGAATTGCTGGTAGTCACCGGCAAGCTGCGCCGCCAGCTGCGCATCCTGCTCGGCAGCGCCTCGCTGGACGCCGCCCGCGCCGGCATCGGCGATGTCTCCGGCGCCACCGGGGCGATGGTGCGCACCACCGATCTCGAGCTCGGCCGCTCCGGCGCGCTGCCCGCCGAGGGCATCAAGGAGCGCGTCGCCATCTCGCTCAGCCGCATCGAGGCGGCGGCCGGGCGGCGCATCACCCGCGGCACCGGCCTGCTCGCCACCATCGGCGCCACCGCGCCCTTCGTCGGCCTGTTCGGCACGGTGTGGGGCATCATGAACTCGTTCATCGGCATCTCGAAGGCGCAGACCACCAATCTCGCCGTGGTGGCGCCCGGCATCGCCGAGGCGCTGCTCGCCACCGCCATCGGCCTCGTCGCCGCCATTCCCGCCGTGGTGATCTACAACCACTTCACCCGGCAGGTGTTGGGCTATCGCGCGCTGCTGGGCGATGCCTCCGCCGAGATGCTGCGGCTGCTGTCGCGCGACCTCGACCGCCGCGACGCCGGCCAGCACGACTATGCGCAACCGCCGACCAAGCGCGTGCGCGCGGCGGCGGAGTAGGCGGACATGGCGGCCCGACTGCCCTCCGGCGACAGCGACGAACTGGTCGAGAACCACGAGATCAATGTCACGCCCTTCATCGACGTGATGCTGGTGCTGCTCATCATCTTCATGGTGGCGGCGCCGCTGTCGACGGTGGACGTGAAGGTGGACCTGCCGGCCTCCACCGCGACGCCGCAGCCGCGCCCGGACAAGCCGGTCTATTTTACCGTGAAGAGCGACCTGGCGCTGTCGCTCGGCAATGAGGACGTGCCGCGCGA harbors:
- a CDS encoding Rrf2 family transcriptional regulator, which gives rise to MLTNKGKYGLKAMLHLASLEPGGTAMGAEIAAANNIPKKFLDAILLELRNAGMLRSKKGPGGGYALARTPKDIRVGLIIRTLDGPLAPINCASKSAYVPCEDCEDLATCAVRITMSRVRDAMSDILDRMTLEEMMVFSRSKHPDLMYHI
- a CDS encoding methylglyoxal synthase, translated to MSDGLVGLVAHDEKKDEMVDWAVMHRSTLARFGIVATGTTGGRVLEACPELNITRLKSGPLGGDQQIGALIAEGRIKALIFFVDPLTAQPHDVDVKALMRVALVYDIPIALNPATAEMVIAGLRAEG
- a CDS encoding ATP-binding cassette domain-containing protein is translated as MAPPLLLLQDTRLTFGGTPLLEGAELSVSTGERVGLVGRNGSGKSTLLKIAAGLVQADGGARFAQPGATIRYLPQEPDLNGFANTLAYVEAGLGPGDPEYRAQYLLEQLGLNGTEEPSRLSGGEARRAALARVLAPEPDILLLDEPTNHLDLPAIEWLESEIASSRSALVLISHDRRFLEDLTRATVWLDRGRTRRMERGFKFFEEWRDQVLEEEERDQHKLDRRIAAEEHWMRYGVTARRKRNMRRVGELAEMRKNFREHRRAVGTVTVTATEADVSGKLVMEADNIAKSFGNRVIVRDFSIRIQRGDRIGIVGPNGAGKTTLLKMLIGELKPDSGKAKLGTNIEMATLDQRRAALDPNRSVRETLTDGRGDQVFVGGNPRHVIGYMKDFLFLPEQAGTAVSRLSGGERGRLLLACALAQASNLMVLDEPTNDLDLETLDLLEEMIDDYAGTVLLVSHDRDFLDRTVNAVIAFEGDGRWTVYAGGYSDMVAQRGRGVEARPGEDLGRPALVAAMPAPAKATGKRKLSFKEKHALEQLPKRIATLEAEIAKLSVKMQTPNFYTRDPAGFEKTSAALAKAQGELAAAEEEWLALEMLREELGV
- a CDS encoding type II toxin-antitoxin system Phd/YefM family antitoxin; translated protein: MSAKTIAAAQFKAECLRLIEQMNRDHEPVTITRRGKPVAVLTPVPDEASARPLIGALRGTVTRYDDPFAPATDAADWIATQ
- a CDS encoding type II toxin-antitoxin system VapC family toxin gives rise to the protein MIVLDTHVLVWALADDARLGRKARAAIEESVAKAGVLVSAITPWEIAMLAQKGRLVLGRETAAWIDAALAVPGIRLAPLEPAIAIDSVRLPGDIHADPADRIIIATARFQGVALLTADRAILDYGVAGHVTVLDAGQ
- a CDS encoding FAD-binding oxidoreductase; amino-acid sequence: MPDLSALIDRIAQHIGAHYVLTSPEDMAPYLVEERGLYHGTAPAVVRPGSTEEVAFVVAACHEAGVRIVPQGGNTGLVGGQMPAGELVLSLSRLDRIRNVDPVDMTMTVEAGCILDVVHHAAEAVGCLFPLHIASQGSCQIGGNLSTNAGGTAVLRYGNAKELVLGLEVVLADGTVWNGLKRLRKNNAGYDLRQLFLGSEGTLGIITAAVLKLYPQPAQRVTAFAGVPDPKAALALLGRFRAEAGDALTTFELMVSFGLETVLAHMPGTVRPLAEKYPWYVLIELSAPTRAFDLGALMEAGLGAGMEDGLVLDATIASSEAQAAALWRLREDMSEAQKHEGGSIKHDVSVPVSRVPEFLERALALVEAAMPGLRPCPFGHVGDGNIHFNLSQPVGMAKADFIKEWERFNRIVHDVVTDMDGSIAAEHGIGDLKRRELAHYADPVALELMHRLKHALDPEGTLNPGKVIAG
- the exbB gene encoding tonB-system energizer ExbB, translated to MPTLRRRSLRSRLPALLAALVLALPAPALAQETAPPAATAAPTPTPATPTPELFAPAPAAQSPAPVTQAAPQPAAPTPEAPHDVTPTDDAAVNATLPHDLSPWGMFMAADWIVKGVMIGLAFASVVTWTVWLAKSLELLVVTGKLRRQLRILLGSASLDAARAGIGDVSGATGAMVRTTDLELGRSGALPAEGIKERVAISLSRIEAAAGRRITRGTGLLATIGATAPFVGLFGTVWGIMNSFIGISKAQTTNLAVVAPGIAEALLATAIGLVAAIPAVVIYNHFTRQVLGYRALLGDASAEMLRLLSRDLDRRDAGQHDYAQPPTKRVRAAAE
- the exbD gene encoding TonB system transport protein ExbD, which gives rise to MAARLPSGDSDELVENHEINVTPFIDVMLVLLIIFMVAAPLSTVDVKVDLPASTATPQPRPDKPVYFTVKSDLALSLGNEDVPREAVAAALAKATEGNKDARIFLRADRSVDYGDLMEVMNLLRTAGYLKIALVGLEALPGAAPAPGTPVPAGTPAP